From a single Lentimicrobium sp. L6 genomic region:
- a CDS encoding T9SS type A sorting domain-containing protein, which translates to MKKFYFLILVFIAGFNLNAQVLISGFEFPGGVEEPFNANLGLENNLSYDIRMEDTDGAGEYSLYLKKGVGGDSDSAATCAGWDNAANYKMLSIKVKGSEYGHFTVSSQMRSTNNDPGPADWKVMWRHSGGEWADIPGSEFTIANDWTTGQLVDIAIPEAANNPESSLYIAWVPTSNLDMNGDEVTAAGTVKIDNIMIYGSDNTGLSELHLENNTKCFPNPATSNASIAVDVDAISISTFDPSGRMVWENNTPQQLNTMNVSNLSEGVYMIRVQYPNYMVTRKLIVK; encoded by the coding sequence ATGAAAAAATTCTACTTCTTAATTTTAGTATTCATTGCAGGTTTTAACCTCAATGCACAAGTTTTAATCTCAGGATTTGAGTTTCCTGGTGGAGTTGAAGAGCCATTCAATGCCAACCTAGGCTTAGAAAACAACTTATCTTATGATATCCGTATGGAAGATACAGATGGCGCTGGTGAGTATTCTCTTTATTTGAAAAAAGGTGTAGGTGGTGATAGTGACTCTGCTGCTACTTGCGCAGGTTGGGATAATGCTGCCAATTACAAAATGTTATCTATCAAAGTAAAAGGAAGCGAATATGGTCACTTTACTGTTTCTTCTCAAATGCGTTCTACTAATAACGATCCTGGTCCAGCAGACTGGAAAGTAATGTGGAGACATAGTGGTGGTGAATGGGCTGATATTCCTGGTTCTGAATTTACTATTGCCAACGATTGGACAACAGGTCAATTGGTTGATATCGCAATCCCAGAAGCTGCTAACAATCCAGAAAGCTCTTTATATATTGCTTGGGTTCCTACTTCAAACCTTGATATGAATGGTGATGAAGTTACTGCTGCAGGTACTGTAAAGATAGACAATATCATGATTTATGGTTCTGACAATACAGGACTTTCTGAATTACATTTAGAAAACAATACTAAATGTTTCCCTAACCCAGCTACTAGCAATGCAAGTATTGCTGTTGATGTAGATGCTATATCTATTTCAACATTCGATCCTTCTGGAAGAATGGTATGGGAAAATAATACTCCTCAGCAGTTGAATACTATGAATGTATCTAATCTTTCTGAAGGCGTTTATATGATTCGTGTTCAGTATCCAAACTATATGGTTACTCGCAAGTTAATCGTAAAATAG
- a CDS encoding TonB-dependent receptor — MRKLSLLYSFLFVSIFSFGQIDKDTITTKEIVVTANRYEKQIDEIPAKIELIKSTDIDEMPVNNLDDVFNSISNVNVNRSWGPFSKNSSVTMRGLSSSARTLILLDGVPMNVAAGGSVNWHMIDPDNVARIEITKGPNSALYGNNAMGGVINIITKKATSPLSINSNTYAGSFETLGQHLRVAGSKVKNEKGLYWGLNGFGRKGNGYYFESEATRDFTDTTTFIWEYNAGGYLGYQFNANHKLEVSVDYYDDLRNRGIQVFEENGSHYKFTNSIVKANYSGRIKGFSINANAYRKRQDYFYQKEKINTSGEYKLSESSSIDIDEGIWIGINKMISEKNYLIFGADIKHGDTKYKDIYFTSFDEVYYNGNYNFFALFVQDEHDLNKKFKLVSGLRFDYANFYGGDFTVKNPSAATAYPRDIYNSYQSQAWNAMSFKLALNYKQNEILRHYVSIASGFNPPKLDDLCRSGKISKGIKVANPELTPEKLYNIEMGTFITLDKLSIEPAVYYSRGIDFHYLVSLGEDIDLGGEVLPLLQKQNISDVEIIGAEINVKYQILKNLRLSTNYSYNYTTIIKYNSTEGVDLTGKYAVEVPPHQFYAGLFYQFKNLNTSLSYRYIDEQWIDDANTLKVDGYSIFDFKLSYTLKTHFQLYIDVQNMFDVEFVDRKGYPSPGRYVLFGLKINYNK; from the coding sequence ATGAGGAAATTAAGTTTACTATATAGCTTTCTATTTGTAAGTATTTTCTCTTTTGGGCAAATAGACAAGGACACCATCACTACCAAAGAGATTGTAGTTACAGCCAATCGCTATGAAAAGCAGATAGATGAAATTCCTGCAAAAATTGAACTGATCAAAAGCACAGATATTGACGAAATGCCGGTGAATAATCTGGATGACGTTTTTAATTCCATAAGTAATGTGAATGTAAATAGAAGTTGGGGACCATTTTCAAAAAACTCCAGTGTAACCATGCGAGGTTTAAGCTCTAGTGCTCGTACTCTTATCCTCTTAGATGGAGTTCCAATGAATGTTGCCGCTGGTGGCTCCGTAAATTGGCACATGATAGATCCTGATAATGTAGCAAGAATAGAAATCACAAAAGGACCCAACTCAGCCCTCTATGGAAATAATGCTATGGGTGGTGTGATTAATATCATCACCAAAAAAGCAACATCTCCTCTTTCTATCAACAGCAATACTTACGCTGGTTCTTTTGAAACCTTAGGACAACACCTCAGAGTTGCAGGAAGTAAAGTAAAAAATGAAAAAGGACTTTATTGGGGCCTGAATGGCTTTGGAAGAAAAGGCAATGGCTATTATTTTGAGAGTGAAGCCACCAGAGATTTCACGGATACCACCACTTTTATTTGGGAATATAATGCTGGTGGATACTTGGGTTATCAGTTTAATGCCAACCATAAATTAGAAGTGAGCGTTGATTATTACGATGATTTGAGAAATAGAGGAATCCAGGTATTTGAAGAAAATGGTAGTCACTATAAATTCACTAACTCGATAGTCAAAGCCAACTATTCAGGAAGAATAAAAGGATTCAGTATTAATGCTAATGCCTACAGAAAAAGACAAGATTACTTCTATCAAAAAGAAAAAATAAATACCAGCGGTGAATATAAACTTTCTGAAAGCTCCTCTATTGATATTGATGAGGGAATTTGGATAGGAATCAATAAAATGATTTCCGAAAAGAACTATCTCATTTTTGGTGCTGACATCAAACATGGCGACACCAAATATAAGGACATTTACTTTACTTCTTTTGATGAAGTTTATTATAATGGTAATTATAATTTCTTTGCCTTATTTGTTCAAGATGAACACGATTTAAACAAAAAATTCAAATTAGTTAGTGGACTTAGATTTGATTATGCCAACTTCTATGGTGGCGATTTTACCGTAAAAAACCCTTCTGCTGCTACCGCATATCCAAGAGATATTTATAATTCTTATCAATCACAAGCATGGAATGCAATGAGTTTTAAACTGGCTTTAAATTACAAGCAAAATGAAATTCTACGACATTATGTCTCGATAGCTTCTGGTTTCAATCCTCCTAAACTAGACGACTTATGCCGCTCTGGGAAAATTAGTAAAGGAATAAAGGTGGCCAATCCAGAATTGACTCCTGAGAAACTATATAATATTGAAATGGGAACTTTTATCACTTTAGATAAATTATCCATTGAACCTGCAGTTTATTATTCAAGAGGAATTGATTTCCACTATTTGGTCAGCCTTGGAGAAGATATTGATTTGGGTGGCGAAGTATTACCTCTATTACAAAAGCAAAACATATCTGACGTAGAAATTATTGGAGCTGAAATCAATGTTAAATACCAAATTCTCAAAAACCTAAGACTCTCCACCAACTACTCCTACAACTATACAACCATTATCAAATATAATTCGACAGAAGGTGTTGATCTTACTGGGAAATATGCTGTTGAGGTACCTCCTCATCAATTCTATGCTGGTCTGTTCTATCAATTCAAAAACCTAAACACCTCACTATCCTATAGATATATTGACGAGCAATGGATAGACGATGCGAATACGCTAAAGGTAGATGGATATTCCATTTTCGATTTTAAATTGAGTTATACCTTAAAAACACATTTTCAACTATATATAGATGTACAGAACATGTTCGACGTGGAATTTGTAGACAGAAAAGGCTACCCATCTCCAGGAAGATATGTTCTCTTCGGATTAAAAATTAACTATAATAAATAA
- a CDS encoding GNAT family N-acetyltransferase — MTTINYQVKTISRSQLDMVIDWATQEGWNPGLHDIDAYYAADKNGFLIGYLNGEAIASISVIKYDDTFGFLGFYMVKPKYRGQGYGYKIWQAGMQYLKGCNIGLDGVVEQQENYKKTGFRLAYNNIRFQGKGSGESIENTRITSLNQVTLKQIKKFENHFFPVPRPKFIEKWIQMPASYGYAILEDGDIKAYGVMRKCREGYKIAPLFAEKAEQANELFEIFKSHAQTNEHIYLDVPEINNEALSLAKRYHMTEIFQTARMYTGEIPKLPIEKIFGITSFEIG; from the coding sequence ATGACTACTATCAATTACCAAGTCAAAACGATATCTCGTTCCCAGCTAGATATGGTTATTGACTGGGCTACTCAAGAGGGATGGAATCCTGGACTACACGATATTGATGCCTATTATGCTGCTGACAAAAACGGATTTCTAATAGGATATTTAAATGGAGAAGCCATCGCCTCTATTTCCGTAATAAAATATGATGATACTTTTGGTTTCTTAGGATTTTACATGGTAAAACCTAAATATAGAGGCCAAGGATATGGATATAAAATTTGGCAAGCGGGAATGCAATACCTAAAAGGATGTAATATTGGCTTAGATGGAGTGGTAGAGCAACAAGAAAATTACAAAAAAACAGGTTTCAGATTGGCCTATAATAATATTAGATTTCAAGGTAAAGGAAGTGGGGAATCCATTGAGAATACAAGGATTACATCATTAAATCAAGTTACTTTAAAGCAGATTAAAAAATTCGAAAACCATTTTTTCCCAGTTCCTAGACCCAAGTTTATTGAGAAGTGGATCCAGATGCCAGCATCCTATGGATATGCCATTTTAGAGGATGGTGATATTAAAGCTTATGGCGTCATGAGAAAATGTAGAGAAGGCTATAAAATCGCGCCTCTATTTGCAGAAAAAGCCGAACAAGCCAATGAGTTATTCGAGATATTTAAAAGTCATGCTCAAACCAATGAGCATATTTACTTAGATGTTCCAGAAATCAATAATGAGGCACTATCACTTGCAAAGAGGTATCATATGACAGAAATATTTCAAACTGCCAGGATGTACACCGGAGAAATCCCAAAGCTTCCCATCGAAAAAATATTTGGCATCACCTCCTTTGAAATAGGTTAG